A genomic window from Lutra lutra chromosome 17, mLutLut1.2, whole genome shotgun sequence includes:
- the SALL1 gene encoding sal-like protein 1 produces MSRRKQAKPQHFQSDPEVASLPRRDGDAEKGQPSRATKSKDAHVCGRCCAEFFELSDLLLHKKNCTKNQLVLIVNESPASPPETFSPTPPPEHPDEQMNDPVLKTDQAEGGDLSEHRSCHREESMEVEAPGANKGGGGAPGGGSGGSGGPPPGCSGVPSTGTSAITTSLPQLGDLTTLGNFSVINSNVIIENLQSTKVAVAQFSQEARCSGASGGKLAVPALMEQLLALQQQQIHQLQLIEQIRHQILLLASQNADLPTSSSPSPGTLRTSANPLSTLSSHLSQQLAAAAGLAQSLASQSACISGVKQLPPTQLPQSGSGHTIVPPNSGSSPNINVLAAAGSTSSSEKAASSAGAVHASHPAASASSSPAFAISSLLNPASNPLLPQPAPANPVFPSPLPNIGTTAEDLNSLSTLAQQRKSKPPNVPAFEAKSTSDEAFFKHKCRFCAKVFGSDSALQIHLRSHTGERPFKCNICGNRFSTKGNLKVHFQRHKEKYPHIQMNPYPVPEHLDNIPTSTGIPYGMSIPPEKPVTSWLDTKPVLPTLTTSVGLPLPPTLPSLAPFIKTEEPAPIPISHSATSPPGSVKSDSGAPETATRNPGGLADEAEESAGLPSGGRSEESGAAPGAAPGSAPAAGSGSGSLSSPAADGGPGSAVAFPNPLLPLMSDQFKAKFPFGGLLDSAQASETSKLQQLVENIDKKAADPNECIICHRVLSCQSALKMHYRTHTGERPFKCKICGRAFTTKGNLKTHYSVHRAVPPLRVQHSCPICQKKFTNAVVLQQHIRMHMGGQIPNTPVPDSYPESMESDTGSFDEKNFDDLDTFSDENMEDCPEGSIPDTPKSADASQDSLSSSPLPLEMSSIAALENQMKMINAGLAEQLQASLKSVENGSVEGDVLTNDSSSVGGDMESQSAGSPAISESTSSMQALSPSNSTQELHKSPSVEEKPQRAVPSEFANGLSPTPVNGGALDLTSSHAEKIIKEDSLGILFPFRDRGKFKNTACDICGKTFACQSALDIHYRSHTKERPFICTVCNRGFSTKGNLKQHMLTHQMRDLPSQLFEPSSNLGPNQNSAVIPANSLSSLIKTEVNGFVHVTPQDSKDTSTSHVPSGPLSSSATSPVLLPALPRRTPKQHYCNTCGKTFSSSSALQIHERTHTGEKPFACTICGRAFTTKGNLKVHMGTHMWNSAPARRGRRLSVDGPMTFLGGNPVKFPEMFQKDLAARSGSGDPSSFWNQYAAALSNGLAMKANEISVIQNGGIPPIPGSLGSGSSSPISGLTGNLEKLQNSEPSAPLAGLEKMASSENGTNFRFTRFVEDSKEIVTS; encoded by the exons ATGTCGCGGAGGAAGCAAGCGAAGCCTCAACATTTCCAATCCGACCCCGAAGTGGCCTCGCTCCCCCGGCGAGATG GAGACGCAGAGAAAGGTCAACCCAGTCGCGCCACGAAGAGCAAGGACGCCCACGTCTGTGGCCGGTGCTGTGCCGAGTTCTTTGAATTATCAGATCTTCTGCTCCACAAGAAGAACTGTACTAAAAATCAATTAGTGTTAATCGTCAATGAAAGCCCAGCCAGCCCACCCGAaaccttctctcccacccctcctcccgaGCATCccgatgaacaaatgaatgaccCCGTTCTCAAAACAGATCAGGCCGAAGGCGGCGACCTTTCGGAACACCGCAGCTGCCACAGGGAAGAGTCCATGGAGGTGGAGGCCCCGGGGGCTAACAAAGGTGGCGGGGGCGCTCCGGGGGGCGGCAGCGGGGGCAGCGGTGGCCCCCCGCCAGGCTGCAGCGGCGTTCCCTCTACCGGTACCTCAGCGATCACAACCTCTCTACCTCAACTCGGGGACCTGACGACACTGGGCAACTTCTCCGTGATCAACAGCAACGTCATCATCGAGAACCTGCAGAGCACCAAGGTGGCCGTGGCCCAGTTCTCCCAGGAAGCGAGGTGCAGCGGGGCCTCGGGGGGCAAGCTGGCCGTGCCTGCCCTCATGGAGCAGCTCCTGGCCCTCCAGCAGCAACAGATCCACCAGCTGCAGCTGATCGAACAGATCCGTCACCAAATACTGCTGTTGGCATCTCAGAACGCAGACTTGCCAACATCTTCTAGTCCTTCTCCAGGTACTTTACGAACATCTGCCAACCCCTTGTCCACACTAAGCTCCCATTTGTCTCAGCAGCTGGCGGCGGCAGCTGGCTTAGCCCAGAGCCTTGCCAGCCAGTCTGCGTGCATCAGCGGTGTGAAacagctcccccccacccagctACCTCAGAGCGGTTCTGGCCACACCATCGTTCCACCCAACAGCGGCTCTTCCCCCAACATTAATGTTTTGGCGGCAGCGGGGAGCACCTCGTCCTCGGAAAAAGCGGCTTCGAGCGCTGGCGCCGTGCACGCCAGCCACCCAGCAGCCTCGGCGTCATCGTCACCAGCTTTTGCAATAAGCAGTTTATTGAATCCTGCATCTAATCCACTTCTACCTCAGCCGGCCCCCGCTAACCCGGTGTTCCCCAGCCCTTTGCCCAACATCGGAACGACTGCAGAGGATTTGAACTCCTTGTCCACCTTGGCCCAGCAAAGAAAAAGCAAGCCACCAAATGTCCCCGCCTTCGAAGCGAAAAGCACGTCGGACGAGGCGTTCTTCAAACACAAGTGCAGGTTCTGCGCGAAGGTCTTCGGGAGCGACAGTGCCTTGCAGATCCACCTGCGCTCCCACACCGGAGAGAGGCCCTTTAAGTGCAACATCTGCGGGAACAGGTTCTCCACCAAGGGGAACCTCAAGGTCCACTTTCAGCGCCACAAAGAGAAATACCCTCATATCCAGATGAACCCCTACCCCGTGCCTGAGCATCTGGACAATATCCCCACGAGTACCGGCATCCCGTACGGCATGTCCATTCCTCCGGAAAAGCCGGTCACCAGCTGGCTAGACACCAAACCGGTCCTGCCCACTCTGACCACCTCCGTCGGCCTGCCGTTGCCCCCGACCCTCCCAAGCCTCGCGCCCTTCATCAAGACCGAAGAGCCAGCCCCGATCCCCATCAGCCATTCAGCCACCAGCCCCCCGGGCTCTGTCAAAAGCGACTCTGGGGCCCCCGAGACGGCCACGAGAAACCCGGGTGGGCTCGCAGACGAAGCTGAAGAGTCCGCCGGGCTGCCGTCAGGGGGCAGAAGTGAAGAGAGCGGGGCAGCCCCTGGCGCAGCCCCTGGCTCAGCCCCGGCGGCCGGCAGTGGCAGCGGCTCTCTGAGCTCCCCGGCGGCCGACGGGGGTCCAGGCAGCGCGGTGGCTTTTCCCAACCCCCTGCTGCCGCTCATGTCTGATCAGTTCAAGGCGAAGTTTCCTTTCGGGGGACTGTTGGACTCAGCCCAGGCCTCAGAGACCTCCAAGCTTCAGCAGTTGGTAGAGAACATTGACAAGAAGGCCGCTGACCCCAACGAGTGTATCATCTGCCACCGGGTCCTCAGTTGCCAGAGCGCCTTGAAGATGCACTACCGGACACACACCGGGGAGAGGCCCTTCAAGTGCAAGATCTGTGGCCGGGCTTTCACCACGAAAGGGAACCTGAAGACCCATTACAGTGTCCATCGGGCGGTGCCCCCGCTCCGAGTCCAGCATTCCTGCCCCATCTGCCAGAAGAAGTTCACCAACGCCGTGGTCCTGCAGCAGCACATCCGAATGCATATGGGTGGTCAGATCCCCAACACCCCGGTCCCCGACAGCTACCCTGAGTCCATGGAGTCGGACACGGGCTCCTTCGACGAGAAGAATTTCGACGACCTGGACACCTTCTCTGATGAAAACATGGAGGACTGTCCCGAGGGCAGCATCCCTGACACGCCCAAGTCCGCGGATGCGTCCCAAGACAGCTTATCTTCTTCGCCTTTGCCCCTGGAGATGTCAAGCATCGCTGCTTTGGAAAATCAGATGAAGATGATCAACGCCGGCTTGGCAGAGCAGCTGCAGGCCAGCCTGAAGTCCGTAGAGAACGGGTCCGTCGAGGGGGACGTCCTGACCAATGACTCGTCCTCGGTGGGCGGCGATATGGAGAGCCAAAGTGCTGGCAGCCCGGCCATCTCAGAGTCTACCTCTTCCATGCAGGCTCTGTCCCCATCCAACAGCACCCAGGAGCTCCACAAGTCCCCCAGCGTGGAGGAGAAGCCACAGAGAGCAGTGCCCAGTGAGTTCGCCAACGGTTTGTCCCCCACCCCCGTGAATGGTGGGGCTCTGGATCTGACGTCCAGTCACGCAGAGAAGATCATCAAGGAAGATTCTTTAGGGATCCTCTTCCCTTTCAGAGACCGgggtaaatttaaaaacactgcttGCGACATTTGTGGCAAAACCTTTGCTTGTCAGAGTGCCTTGGACATTCACTACAGAAGTCATACCAAAGAGAGACCATTTATTTGCACAGTTTGCAATCGCGGCTTTTCCACAAAGGGGAATCTGAAGCAGCACATGTTGACACATCAGATGCGGGACCTGCCGTCCCAGCTCTTTGAGCCCAGTTCCAACCTCGGCCCCAATCAGAACTCGGCGGTGATCCCCGCCAACTCGTTGTCATCTCTCATCAAGACAGAGGTCAACGGCTTTGTGCATGTCACTCCTCAGGACAGCAAGGACACCTCCACCAGTCACGTCccctctgggcctctgtcctcctctgccACATCCCCAGTtctgctcccagctctgcccaggAGAACCCCCAAGCAGCACTACTGCAACACGTGTGGTAAAACCTTCTCCTCGTCCAGCGCCCTGCAGATCCACGAGCgaactcacactggagagaaaccctttGCTTGCACTATTTGTGGGAGAGCTTTCACAACAAAAGGCAATCTGAAG GTACACATGGGCACTCACATGTGGAATAGTGCCCCTGCGCGACGTGGTCGGCGTCTGTCCGTGGATGGCCCCATGACATTTCTAGGAGGCAATCCTGTCAAGTTCCCAGAAATGTTCCAGAAGGATTTGGCGGCCAGGTCAGGAAGCGGGGATCCTTCCAGTTTCTGGAATCAGTACGCAGCGGCGCTCTCCAACGGGCTGGCCATGAAGGCCAATGAGATCTCCGTCATTCAGAATGGTGGCATCCCTCCAATTCCTGGAAGCCTGGGCAGCGGGAGCAGCTCACCTATTAGCGGCCTGACGGGAAACCTGGAGAAGCTCCAGAACTCCGAGCCCAGCGCTCCCCTGGCCGGCCTGGAGAAGATGGCCAGCAGCGAGAACGGAACCAACTTCCGGTTCACCCGCTTCGTGGAGGACAGCAAAGAGATTGTCACAAGTTAA